Proteins encoded by one window of Mustela erminea isolate mMusErm1 chromosome 7, mMusErm1.Pri, whole genome shotgun sequence:
- the TTLL9 gene encoding probable tubulin polyglutamylase TTLL9 isoform X3 has protein sequence MSRPKNQNYKGHGLSKGKEREQRASIRFKTTLMNTLMDVLRHRPGWVEVKDEGEWDFYWCDVSWLRENFDHTYMDEHVRISHFRNHYELTRKNYMVKNLKRFRKQLEREAGKLEAAKCDFFPKTFEMPCEYHLFVEEFRKNPGITWIMKPVARSQGKGIFLFRRLKDIMDWRKGTAGKKLTSLEAPPARSTVNPSGSHDARSSDDQKDEIPVENYVAQRYIENPYLIGGRKFDLRVYVLVMSMFTSPMLLCKRHLLTTTPRRAASGCSSASVSTSRPSTGPRRWRRSSAIWTTSLSRACRVCRRWLLEVNASPSLTASSQEDYELKTCLLEDTLHVVDMEARLTGREKRVGGFDLMWNDGPVSREEGPPDLSGMGNFVANTHLGCVNDRNNQLRQLFRSLQNQKKVSS, from the exons ATGTCGCGCCCGAAG AATCAAAATTACAAGGGCCATGGATTGTCAAAGGGAAAAGAGCG agagcagagagcgTCCATCCGATTCAAGACCACTCTCATGAATACGCTCATGGACGTCCTTCGCCACAGGCCAGGCTGGGTGGAAGTAAAGGA tgaaggggagtgggattTCTACTGGTGTGACGTCAGCTGGCTCCGGGAGAACTTTGACCACACCTACATGGATGAGCACGTGCGGATCAGTCACTTCCGAAACCACTACGAG CTGACCCGCAAGAACTACATGGTCAAGAACCTGAAGCGATTCCGGAAACAGCTGGAACGCGAGGCCGGAAAGCTGGAGGCAGCCAAGTGCGACTTCTTCCCCAAAACCTTTGAGATGCCATGCGAGTACCACCTGTTTGTGGAGGAGTTCCGCAAAAACCCGGGAATCACCTGGATCATGAAGCCC GTAGCGCGCTCTCAGGGGAAGGGCATCTTCCTCTTCCGGAGGCTGAAGGACATCATGGACTGGAGGAAG GGTACCGCAGGAAAGAAGCTCACTAGCTTAGAAGCCCCGCCAGCCCGCAGCACTGTCAATCCTTCTGGAAGCCAT GATGCAAGAAGTTCTGACGACCAAAAGGATGAGATCCCTGTGGAGAACTACGTGGCTCAGCGCTATATTGAAAACCCCTACCTGATAGGAG GCCGCAAGTTTGACCTACGTGTCTATGTGCTGGTGATGTCG ATGTTCACCTCACCAATGTTGCTGTGCAAAAGACATCTCCTGACTACCACCCCAAGAAG GGCTGCAAGTGGATGCTCCAGCGCTTCCGTCAGTACCTCGCGTCCAAGCACGGGCCCGAGGCGGTGGAGACGCTCTTCAGCGATATGGACAACATCTTTGTCAAGAGCCTGCAGAGTGTGCAGAAG GTGGCTCCTAGAGGTCAACGCCTCCCCATCGCTGACAGCCAGCAGCCAGGAGGACTATGAGCTCAAGACCTGCCTCTTGGAAGACACCCTGCATGTCGTGGACATGGAGGCCAG GCtcacaggaagggagaagagagtgggAGGCTTTGACCTCATGTGGAATGATGGCCCTGTCAGCAGAGAAGAGGGGCCTCCTGACCTGTCTGGGATGGGGAACTTTGTGGCCAACACACACCTTG GCTGCGTCAATGACCGGAACAACCAGCTGAGGCAGCTGTTCCGCTCCCTTCAGAACCAGAAGAAAGTCTCCAGTTAG
- the TTLL9 gene encoding probable tubulin polyglutamylase TTLL9 isoform X2 translates to MSRPKNQNYKGHGLSKGKEREQRASIRFKTTLMNTLMDVLRHRPGWVEVKDEGEWDFYWCDVSWLRENFDHTYMDEHVRISHFRNHYELTRKNYMVKNLKRFRKQLEREAGKLEAAKCDFFPKTFEMPCEYHLFVEEFRKNPGITWIMKPVARSQGKGIFLFRRLKDIMDWRKDARSSDDQKDEIPVENYVAQRYIENPYLIGGRKFDLRVYVLVMSYIPLRAWLYRDGFARFSNTRFTLSSIDDQYVHLTNVAVQKTSPDYHPKKGCKWMLQRFRQYLASKHGPEAVETLFSDMDNIFVKSLQSVQKVIISDKHCFELYGYDILIDQTLKPWLLEVNASPSLTASSQEDYELKTCLLEDTLHVVDMEARLTGREKRVGGFDLMWNDGPVSREEGPPDLSGMGNFVANTHLGCVNDRNNQLRQLFRSLQNQKKVSS, encoded by the exons ATGTCGCGCCCGAAG AATCAAAATTACAAGGGCCATGGATTGTCAAAGGGAAAAGAGCG agagcagagagcgTCCATCCGATTCAAGACCACTCTCATGAATACGCTCATGGACGTCCTTCGCCACAGGCCAGGCTGGGTGGAAGTAAAGGA tgaaggggagtgggattTCTACTGGTGTGACGTCAGCTGGCTCCGGGAGAACTTTGACCACACCTACATGGATGAGCACGTGCGGATCAGTCACTTCCGAAACCACTACGAG CTGACCCGCAAGAACTACATGGTCAAGAACCTGAAGCGATTCCGGAAACAGCTGGAACGCGAGGCCGGAAAGCTGGAGGCAGCCAAGTGCGACTTCTTCCCCAAAACCTTTGAGATGCCATGCGAGTACCACCTGTTTGTGGAGGAGTTCCGCAAAAACCCGGGAATCACCTGGATCATGAAGCCC GTAGCGCGCTCTCAGGGGAAGGGCATCTTCCTCTTCCGGAGGCTGAAGGACATCATGGACTGGAGGAAG GATGCAAGAAGTTCTGACGACCAAAAGGATGAGATCCCTGTGGAGAACTACGTGGCTCAGCGCTATATTGAAAACCCCTACCTGATAGGAG GCCGCAAGTTTGACCTACGTGTCTATGTGCTGGTGATGTCG TACATCCCGCTTCGAGCCTGGCTGTACCGGGATGGCTTTGCCCGATTCTCCAACACCCGCTTCACCCTGAGCAGCATTGATGACCAGT ATGTTCACCTCACCAATGTTGCTGTGCAAAAGACATCTCCTGACTACCACCCCAAGAAG GGCTGCAAGTGGATGCTCCAGCGCTTCCGTCAGTACCTCGCGTCCAAGCACGGGCCCGAGGCGGTGGAGACGCTCTTCAGCGATATGGACAACATCTTTGTCAAGAGCCTGCAGAGTGTGCAGAAGGTGATCATCAGTGACAAGCACTGCTTTGAGCTGTACGGCTATGACATCCTCATAGACCAGACCCTCAAGCC GTGGCTCCTAGAGGTCAACGCCTCCCCATCGCTGACAGCCAGCAGCCAGGAGGACTATGAGCTCAAGACCTGCCTCTTGGAAGACACCCTGCATGTCGTGGACATGGAGGCCAG GCtcacaggaagggagaagagagtgggAGGCTTTGACCTCATGTGGAATGATGGCCCTGTCAGCAGAGAAGAGGGGCCTCCTGACCTGTCTGGGATGGGGAACTTTGTGGCCAACACACACCTTG GCTGCGTCAATGACCGGAACAACCAGCTGAGGCAGCTGTTCCGCTCCCTTCAGAACCAGAAGAAAGTCTCCAGTTAG
- the TTLL9 gene encoding probable tubulin polyglutamylase TTLL9 isoform X1 translates to MSRPKNQNYKGHGLSKGKEREQRASIRFKTTLMNTLMDVLRHRPGWVEVKDEGEWDFYWCDVSWLRENFDHTYMDEHVRISHFRNHYELTRKNYMVKNLKRFRKQLEREAGKLEAAKCDFFPKTFEMPCEYHLFVEEFRKNPGITWIMKPVARSQGKGIFLFRRLKDIMDWRKGTAGKKLTSLEAPPARSTVNPSGSHDARSSDDQKDEIPVENYVAQRYIENPYLIGGRKFDLRVYVLVMSYIPLRAWLYRDGFARFSNTRFTLSSIDDQYVHLTNVAVQKTSPDYHPKKGCKWMLQRFRQYLASKHGPEAVETLFSDMDNIFVKSLQSVQKVIISDKHCFELYGYDILIDQTLKPWLLEVNASPSLTASSQEDYELKTCLLEDTLHVVDMEARLTGREKRVGGFDLMWNDGPVSREEGPPDLSGMGNFVANTHLGCVNDRNNQLRQLFRSLQNQKKVSS, encoded by the exons ATGTCGCGCCCGAAG AATCAAAATTACAAGGGCCATGGATTGTCAAAGGGAAAAGAGCG agagcagagagcgTCCATCCGATTCAAGACCACTCTCATGAATACGCTCATGGACGTCCTTCGCCACAGGCCAGGCTGGGTGGAAGTAAAGGA tgaaggggagtgggattTCTACTGGTGTGACGTCAGCTGGCTCCGGGAGAACTTTGACCACACCTACATGGATGAGCACGTGCGGATCAGTCACTTCCGAAACCACTACGAG CTGACCCGCAAGAACTACATGGTCAAGAACCTGAAGCGATTCCGGAAACAGCTGGAACGCGAGGCCGGAAAGCTGGAGGCAGCCAAGTGCGACTTCTTCCCCAAAACCTTTGAGATGCCATGCGAGTACCACCTGTTTGTGGAGGAGTTCCGCAAAAACCCGGGAATCACCTGGATCATGAAGCCC GTAGCGCGCTCTCAGGGGAAGGGCATCTTCCTCTTCCGGAGGCTGAAGGACATCATGGACTGGAGGAAG GGTACCGCAGGAAAGAAGCTCACTAGCTTAGAAGCCCCGCCAGCCCGCAGCACTGTCAATCCTTCTGGAAGCCAT GATGCAAGAAGTTCTGACGACCAAAAGGATGAGATCCCTGTGGAGAACTACGTGGCTCAGCGCTATATTGAAAACCCCTACCTGATAGGAG GCCGCAAGTTTGACCTACGTGTCTATGTGCTGGTGATGTCG TACATCCCGCTTCGAGCCTGGCTGTACCGGGATGGCTTTGCCCGATTCTCCAACACCCGCTTCACCCTGAGCAGCATTGATGACCAGT ATGTTCACCTCACCAATGTTGCTGTGCAAAAGACATCTCCTGACTACCACCCCAAGAAG GGCTGCAAGTGGATGCTCCAGCGCTTCCGTCAGTACCTCGCGTCCAAGCACGGGCCCGAGGCGGTGGAGACGCTCTTCAGCGATATGGACAACATCTTTGTCAAGAGCCTGCAGAGTGTGCAGAAGGTGATCATCAGTGACAAGCACTGCTTTGAGCTGTACGGCTATGACATCCTCATAGACCAGACCCTCAAGCC GTGGCTCCTAGAGGTCAACGCCTCCCCATCGCTGACAGCCAGCAGCCAGGAGGACTATGAGCTCAAGACCTGCCTCTTGGAAGACACCCTGCATGTCGTGGACATGGAGGCCAG GCtcacaggaagggagaagagagtgggAGGCTTTGACCTCATGTGGAATGATGGCCCTGTCAGCAGAGAAGAGGGGCCTCCTGACCTGTCTGGGATGGGGAACTTTGTGGCCAACACACACCTTG GCTGCGTCAATGACCGGAACAACCAGCTGAGGCAGCTGTTCCGCTCCCTTCAGAACCAGAAGAAAGTCTCCAGTTAG